A single region of the Constrictibacter sp. MBR-5 genome encodes:
- the rfbD gene encoding dTDP-4-dehydrorhamnose reductase, translating to MTAPPLRILLFGGTGQVGSELLRRPWPEPVRIEAPGRDTADLLDPPRVAGLVAADAVDLVINAAAYTAVDKAESEPETAETVNAAAPGALAHAAADAGIPLIHLSTDYVFDGRKSSPYVEDDAIAPLSVYGRTKAAGEAAVRAAEGRHAILRTSWVYSAHGGNFVKTMLRLGGERPVLRIVDDQHGAPTAASDIADAVMAVALRLIAGDGPDGVFHFTAAGATTWYGFASRIFAHAAAGGRPVPKLEPIPTRNYPTPARRPTNSRLDCGRLARAHGIVGRPWEAALAEVMDELLAPGFPASEPERGSA from the coding sequence ATGACCGCACCTCCATTGCGCATCCTGCTGTTCGGCGGCACGGGACAGGTCGGATCGGAACTGCTGCGCCGCCCCTGGCCCGAGCCCGTACGGATCGAGGCACCGGGACGCGACACCGCCGACCTTCTGGATCCCCCGCGCGTGGCCGGCCTGGTCGCCGCAGATGCGGTGGATCTGGTGATCAACGCTGCGGCCTATACCGCCGTGGACAAGGCGGAGAGCGAGCCGGAGACGGCGGAGACCGTCAATGCCGCGGCGCCGGGCGCGCTGGCCCACGCAGCTGCGGACGCCGGCATTCCGCTGATCCACCTGTCCACCGACTACGTCTTCGACGGCCGCAAGTCTTCGCCCTATGTCGAGGACGATGCGATCGCGCCGCTTTCCGTCTACGGCCGGACGAAGGCGGCGGGTGAGGCCGCCGTTCGGGCCGCCGAGGGAAGGCACGCGATCCTGCGGACGAGCTGGGTCTATTCCGCCCACGGCGGCAATTTCGTGAAGACGATGCTCCGTCTCGGCGGCGAACGGCCGGTGCTGCGCATCGTCGACGATCAGCACGGCGCGCCGACGGCGGCATCTGACATCGCCGATGCGGTCATGGCCGTCGCCCTGCGCCTGATCGCCGGGGACGGTCCCGACGGCGTCTTCCATTTCACCGCCGCCGGCGCCACCACCTGGTACGGCTTCGCATCGCGCATCTTCGCCCATGCGGCGGCAGGCGGCCGCCCGGTGCCGAAGCTGGAGCCCATCCCCACCCGCAACTATCCCACGCCGGCCCGGCGTCCGACAAATTCGCGGCTCGACTGCGGCCGGCTGGCGCGTGCGCACGGCATCGTCGGACGGCCCTGGGAAGCGGCGCTGGCCGAGGTGATGGACGAACTGCTCGCGCCCGGGTTTCCCGCAAGCGAGCCGGAGAGGGGATCGGCATGA
- the rfbB gene encoding dTDP-glucose 4,6-dehydratase: MRILVTGGCGFIGSAVVRHLLAATDHAVVNVDKLTYAASPESLASVATEPRYDFVQADVCDRATIDAILVAHRPDAIMHLAAETHVDRSIDGPADFVATNVGGTYTLLEAARLYWNGLPCARKAGFRFHHVSTDEVFGSLGATGRFSETTPYAPRSPYAASKAASDHFVRAWRDTYGLPTLVSNCSNNFGPCQFPEKLIPLTILRGLAGQSLPVYGDGSNVRDWLFVEDHAEALVAILERGAVGEAYNVGGDAERSNLTVVHAICDILDELLPVHTGPRRSLVDFVADRPGHDFRYAIDAGKIARDLGWRPRHGFENALRRTVSWYLENEAWWRPILDGRYRTERLGLAAAP, encoded by the coding sequence ATGAGGATCCTCGTCACCGGCGGCTGCGGCTTCATCGGGTCGGCCGTCGTGCGCCACCTGCTCGCCGCCACGGATCATGCGGTCGTCAACGTCGACAAGCTGACCTACGCCGCCTCCCCGGAGTCGCTGGCGTCCGTGGCGACCGAGCCTCGCTACGACTTCGTCCAGGCGGACGTCTGCGACCGCGCGACGATCGATGCGATCCTCGTCGCCCATCGGCCCGATGCGATCATGCACCTGGCGGCAGAGACGCATGTCGACCGCTCCATCGACGGCCCGGCCGATTTCGTCGCCACCAACGTCGGCGGCACCTACACGCTGTTGGAAGCGGCCCGTCTTTATTGGAACGGTCTGCCATGCGCCCGGAAGGCGGGCTTCCGCTTCCACCACGTGTCCACGGACGAGGTCTTCGGTTCACTGGGCGCCACCGGCCGCTTCAGCGAGACGACGCCCTACGCGCCCCGGTCGCCCTATGCGGCGTCGAAGGCCGCGTCGGACCATTTCGTGCGCGCCTGGCGGGACACCTACGGCCTGCCGACCCTGGTCAGCAACTGCTCGAACAATTTCGGTCCCTGCCAGTTTCCCGAGAAGCTGATCCCGCTGACCATCCTGCGCGGCCTTGCAGGCCAGTCCCTGCCGGTCTATGGCGACGGCAGCAACGTGCGCGACTGGCTGTTCGTGGAGGACCACGCCGAGGCGCTGGTCGCGATCCTCGAACGCGGTGCGGTCGGAGAGGCCTACAACGTCGGCGGCGACGCCGAGCGATCCAACCTGACGGTCGTCCACGCAATCTGCGACATCCTGGACGAACTGCTTCCGGTTCACACCGGCCCGCGCCGCAGCCTCGTCGACTTCGTCGCCGACCGGCCCGGCCACGACTTCCGCTACGCGATCGATGCCGGAAAGATCGCCCGCGACCTAGGCTGGCGGCCGCGGCACGGCTTCGAGAACGCATTGCGCCGCACCGTCTCGTGGTACCTGGAAAACGAGGCGTGGTGGCGGCCGATCCTGGACGGACGCTACCGGACCGAGCGTCTCGGGCTCGCCGCCGCCCCATGA
- the rfbC gene encoding dTDP-4-dehydrorhamnose 3,5-epimerase, giving the protein MRVESLDIPAVRLIVPRRFPDGRGWFAETYSRRALAGFGIADDFVQDNHAYSGRRGTIRGLHFQLPPHAQAKIVRVARGSIYDVAVDLRRGSPTYGGFVGAVLSAENGAQLYIPAGFAHGLCTLEDDTEVLYKASDFYAPALEGSIRWDDPDIGIPWPLEGGQPVISARDAEAPTLAAFDSPFTHP; this is encoded by the coding sequence ATGCGCGTAGAGAGCCTCGACATTCCCGCCGTCAGATTGATCGTCCCACGCCGGTTCCCCGACGGTCGCGGCTGGTTCGCGGAGACGTACAGCCGACGCGCGCTCGCCGGATTCGGCATCGCCGACGACTTCGTGCAGGACAACCATGCCTACTCCGGCCGGCGCGGCACGATCCGCGGCCTGCACTTCCAGCTGCCGCCACACGCCCAGGCGAAGATCGTCCGGGTCGCACGCGGATCGATCTACGACGTCGCGGTCGACCTGCGGCGTGGCTCGCCGACCTATGGCGGCTTCGTCGGGGCGGTGCTGAGCGCGGAGAACGGCGCGCAGCTGTACATTCCCGCCGGCTTTGCGCACGGCCTCTGCACCCTCGAGGACGACACCGAGGTCCTCTACAAGGCCAGCGACTTCTATGCGCCGGCCCTGGAAGGCAGCATCCGTTGGGACGATCCGGACATCGGCATCCCCTGGCCGCTCGAAGGCGGGCAGCCGGTGATCTCGGCGCGTGACGCCGAGGCACCGACGCTCGCCGCCTTCGACAGCCCGTTCACCCACCCATGA
- a CDS encoding ABC transporter ATP-binding protein — MPIDRPDSRTRRPQLEPDEGAANSGFVGFLGAIARLSGWRLAYAMALSTVASLSQGAGLLLLVPLLEGIGISGSGGASTWTTYLPELFHGPVGALTLYVTVVVLAAVATWARAVEGARLRLGFVDDLRRRLHTAVLAMEWSTFQRLRASDITQILTQELGRIGLGTEFLLRLSSWIIEVAVTLAVIVRLSPLAAGALLVPVGIAAVLARPLNHRSRARGQALTLSARGLQADLDDDLTGMRLVKSMHLEEVRLRRFDARVEALRGGQVEHAGAVAAASGAGRAVAAVAAAAGVAFAVRGLGMPVADAVVLALAFGRLMMVVLGVQEAWRNVLYALPAYDAALAMLRRCRAGEEPAERGAAMPHLREAIEIVDVSFGHGRDRDAALAGVSAVIPARSLTVISGPSGAGKSTLADIVLGLLAPDSGRVLVDGQELDRARRREWRRRIGYVPQDSFLFHDTIRANLRVGAEDADEDALWSALADAAVDGFVRTLPEGLDTVVGDRGSRLSGGERQRIALARALVRRPELLVLDEPTSALDAESEQQVLDALARLRGRVTTVIVTHRPAVLFAADQVVTLQAGRIVGAC, encoded by the coding sequence ATGCCGATCGACCGCCCCGACAGCCGTACGCGACGGCCGCAGCTAGAGCCCGACGAGGGGGCCGCAAACAGCGGTTTCGTCGGCTTCCTGGGGGCCATCGCGCGACTTAGCGGATGGCGCCTCGCCTATGCGATGGCCCTGTCCACCGTCGCCTCGCTCTCGCAGGGCGCCGGCCTGCTCCTCCTCGTGCCGCTGCTGGAGGGCATCGGCATATCCGGTTCGGGCGGCGCATCGACCTGGACCACCTACCTGCCCGAGCTGTTCCACGGGCCCGTCGGCGCACTGACGCTCTATGTGACCGTGGTCGTGCTGGCGGCTGTCGCGACCTGGGCGCGCGCCGTGGAAGGCGCCAGACTGCGTCTCGGCTTCGTCGACGATCTGCGCCGCCGCCTCCATACGGCGGTTCTGGCGATGGAGTGGTCCACCTTCCAGCGGCTGCGGGCCTCCGACATCACCCAAATCCTGACGCAGGAACTCGGCCGGATCGGCCTTGGTACGGAATTCCTGCTGCGCCTGTCGTCCTGGATCATCGAGGTGGCCGTCACTCTGGCCGTGATCGTCAGGCTATCGCCGCTGGCGGCGGGCGCGCTGCTCGTACCCGTCGGCATCGCCGCTGTCCTCGCAAGACCCCTCAATCACCGCAGCCGTGCCCGCGGCCAGGCGCTCACCCTGTCGGCGCGGGGACTTCAGGCGGACCTGGACGACGACCTGACGGGGATGCGGCTGGTGAAGAGCATGCATCTGGAGGAGGTCAGGCTGCGGCGCTTCGATGCCCGCGTCGAAGCCCTGCGCGGCGGGCAGGTCGAACATGCCGGCGCGGTGGCCGCCGCGAGCGGCGCCGGCCGGGCGGTCGCAGCCGTGGCGGCTGCCGCCGGCGTCGCGTTCGCGGTGCGCGGTCTCGGCATGCCGGTGGCCGACGCCGTCGTGCTGGCGCTGGCCTTCGGCCGCCTGATGATGGTGGTGCTGGGCGTGCAGGAGGCGTGGCGCAACGTCCTCTATGCGCTGCCGGCCTACGATGCCGCGCTGGCAATGCTCCGCCGTTGCCGTGCCGGCGAGGAGCCGGCGGAGCGAGGCGCCGCGATGCCGCATCTGCGCGAAGCGATCGAGATCGTCGACGTCTCCTTCGGCCACGGCCGCGATCGAGATGCAGCCTTAGCGGGGGTCAGCGCCGTCATTCCGGCACGGTCGCTGACCGTGATCAGCGGGCCGTCCGGTGCCGGGAAGTCGACCCTGGCCGACATCGTGCTCGGCCTGCTGGCACCCGACAGCGGCCGCGTGCTCGTCGACGGCCAGGAACTGGACCGGGCGCGGCGGCGGGAATGGCGGCGGCGGATCGGCTACGTGCCGCAGGACAGTTTCCTGTTCCACGACACCATCCGCGCCAACCTGCGCGTCGGAGCGGAAGACGCGGACGAGGATGCTCTCTGGTCGGCACTGGCCGACGCCGCCGTCGACGGTTTCGTGCGCACCCTGCCGGAGGGCCTGGACACCGTCGTCGGCGACCGCGGCAGCCGTCTCTCGGGCGGCGAGCGCCAGCGCATCGCCCTTGCGCGCGCGCTGGTGCGCCGCCCCGAACTGCTCGTCCTCGACGAGCCGACCAGCGCCCTCGACGCTGAAAGCGAGCAGCAGGTCCTCGACGCGCTCGCTCGGCTGCGCGGCCGTGTCACGACGGTGATCGTGACACACAGGCCGGCGGTGCTGTTCGCCGCAGACCAGGTCGTGACCCTTCAGGCCGGTCGGATCGTCGGAGCATGTTGA
- a CDS encoding amidase produces the protein MPDNRSPLPTELHELTIAEAARLIEARRLSPVELATALIARREAVDPQLDAFILPTDEHALEQARTAEAEIASGTYRGAMHGIPFGLKDIYCTAGVPTTGHSKVAADFVPNGDATTVSRLYEAGAVLVGKLATHEFAHGGPSFDLPWPAARNPWNREHFTGGSSSGSGAAVAAGMALGALGSDTGGSIRNPAALCGLVGLKPTYGLVSRAGVYTNSYTYDHAGPMTWTVEDCAIMLQVLAGHDPEDPASADRPVPDYRAALTGDIRGLRVGVLRHLYEEDVPVAPAAAAALEAAYDVLRSLGATVEEARIRPAQDYYDVKIVGAESELFAVHEEALRTRPGDFGEDFLGRALAAMLVRGSDYVQSLRERRAMLAEMEPLYARYDVLVTAAPGPAPRLDAWRTLMFWQKASLTTPFNVTGGPALVQCIGFTDGGLPLSMQIVGRPFDDATVLRVADAYERATPWRGRRPQLNPDAVFSREAPPLPEAVRADADPEQRAELAALCRRADLTLNARQFEMLCATAPYMQGMIDRLRRKRPFGAEPANIFAFGPGRDA, from the coding sequence ATGCCCGATAACCGATCACCGTTGCCGACGGAACTGCATGAGCTGACGATCGCCGAGGCGGCGCGGCTGATCGAGGCGCGGCGGCTTTCGCCGGTGGAGTTGGCGACGGCGTTGATCGCGCGGCGCGAGGCGGTCGATCCGCAACTGGACGCCTTCATCCTGCCGACCGACGAGCATGCCCTGGAACAGGCGCGCACCGCCGAGGCGGAGATCGCGTCCGGGACCTATCGCGGCGCCATGCACGGCATTCCGTTCGGACTGAAGGACATCTACTGCACGGCGGGCGTCCCGACGACCGGACACTCGAAGGTCGCGGCCGACTTCGTGCCGAACGGGGACGCGACCACGGTGAGCCGGCTCTATGAGGCGGGCGCGGTGCTCGTGGGCAAGCTGGCGACGCACGAGTTCGCCCACGGCGGACCCTCCTTCGACCTGCCCTGGCCCGCGGCGCGGAACCCCTGGAACCGCGAGCATTTCACCGGGGGATCGTCGAGCGGATCCGGCGCGGCGGTCGCGGCCGGCATGGCGCTGGGGGCGCTGGGGTCGGATACAGGCGGGTCGATCCGCAATCCGGCGGCGCTGTGCGGGCTGGTCGGGCTGAAGCCCACCTACGGGCTGGTCAGCCGCGCGGGCGTCTACACCAACTCCTACACGTACGACCATGCCGGACCGATGACCTGGACGGTCGAGGACTGCGCGATCATGCTGCAGGTTCTGGCGGGCCACGATCCCGAGGATCCGGCGAGCGCCGACCGCCCGGTTCCGGACTATCGGGCGGCCCTCACCGGCGACATCCGGGGCCTGCGTGTCGGCGTTCTCCGGCATCTCTACGAGGAGGACGTGCCGGTGGCCCCCGCCGCGGCGGCGGCGCTGGAGGCGGCATACGACGTGCTCCGCTCGCTCGGGGCGACGGTCGAAGAGGCGCGGATCCGTCCGGCCCAGGACTATTACGACGTGAAGATCGTCGGTGCTGAAAGCGAGCTGTTTGCCGTGCACGAGGAGGCCTTGCGGACCCGGCCGGGCGATTTCGGCGAAGACTTTCTGGGGCGGGCGCTGGCGGCGATGCTGGTGCGCGGCTCAGACTATGTGCAGTCGCTGCGCGAGCGCCGGGCGATGCTGGCGGAGATGGAGCCGCTCTACGCACGCTATGACGTCCTGGTCACGGCGGCGCCCGGGCCGGCACCGCGACTTGATGCTTGGCGGACGCTGATGTTCTGGCAGAAGGCGTCGCTGACCACGCCCTTCAACGTCACCGGCGGGCCTGCACTCGTGCAGTGCATCGGCTTCACGGATGGTGGCCTACCGTTGTCGATGCAGATCGTCGGGCGTCCGTTCGACGATGCGACGGTGCTGCGGGTCGCCGACGCCTATGAACGCGCCACGCCGTGGCGGGGCCGGCGGCCGCAACTCAATCCCGATGCCGTGTTCTCGCGGGAGGCGCCACCTCTGCCGGAAGCCGTCCGGGCGGACGCCGATCCCGAACAGCGTGCGGAACTCGCGGCTCTCTGCCGTCGGGCCGACCTGACCCTGAATGCGCGACAGTTCGAGATGTTGTGCGCGACTGCCCCCTACATGCAGGGGATGATCGACCGGCTCCGTCGCAAGCGCCCGTTTGGCGCGGAACCCGCTAACATCTTCGCCTTCGGCCCGGGTCGGGACGCTTAA